The window CTATAGCATTTTTGCTCGGGCTTTGAGCCAAAAAATTGTAAGATCAGTAATTAAAAGTTCTGGCTACCGATGGACAATAAAGAGCGACGCCAAGAGTTACGCAAACAAAGAAGAATCAAATTTTGGCAATGTACCTGGAGGTTAGTATTTCTCAGTGGTTCAACCTTTGTTTTATTGTGGGGGATGAAATTACCTTATTGGTTCGTGCGGGGAAAAGAACAAATCGATATAAATGGTAATGAGTTAATGCTTGAAGCTGACGTTCGCTCTCTAATTGCTCTCGATTATCCTGAATATCTTTGGCGGTTGGATGCTAAAAATATTATTCAACAGTTAGAAGCAGAGCCACCTATTATTAACGCGCAATTAACCCGTCAATTATTTCCCGTTAAAATCAAGGTTCTTATTCAAGAAAGACAGCCGGTTGCTTTGGTTTTATCGCCTAAAGTTAACAAAAAAACAGCCACACC of the Gloeocapsa sp. PCC 73106 genome contains:
- a CDS encoding cell division protein FtsQ/DivIB; the encoded protein is MDNKERRQELRKQRRIKFWQCTWRLVFLSGSTFVLLWGMKLPYWFVRGKEQIDINGNELMLEADVRSLIALDYPEYLWRLDAKNIIQQLEAEPPIINAQLTRQLFPVKIKVLIQERQPVALVLSPKVNKKTATPSKILLGFLDKEGVFIPERFYRNQAFRPTLTVVDFQPQYQPYWLKIYSFIENSEVKVFEVNWAEPTVILLKTELGVFYLGNYNTQLDKQLQVIKTMKQAREKLDTSTIDYIDLSNPELPLVKLKS